The Lepidochelys kempii isolate rLepKem1 chromosome 2, rLepKem1.hap2, whole genome shotgun sequence genomic interval CTTCTGCATGGGAGCATGAGCCACCAGCACAATCTCTGGACCTATGTCAGGCAATAGATGTCTAAGAGAAAGTTTAGTACATTTTGATGGTAAGTAAACTAGTAGTTCCTTAGATTAGTTCTAAAAGGGCAAGTTGTGGCAACATTTAGTGAGTCAGAGAGTGCAAGAAGCTAAAGAAAGGGGGATATTTCGTTTTTTTTGTAATGAAATAAACAGGACATGTGCATTTAATATCTATCTCCAATTTGATGTATATTAAAGTAAGGCAACATAAGTACCGTAAAATCTAAGGGATTATATGAATTGAAAATATATTCTGTTCAAAAACTAGTTTAGCTACTAAAACTTAAAATCTACCAATTGAATATAAACATTTTTGACAACTTTTGTACCAGACATTAATTACAGAGCTGATTGATTTGTATGGTTTCACCGGCTGTGTTTCGGATAGCATTCAACAAGATTTTACTCTTGATAGATATTTATGGATCTGGTCCCGCCGCCCTTACTTGTATGTAACTTCCTACTGAAGTCTAAGAGAGTGTTGCGTGGCTCAAGACTGCAGAATTGGATCCTAAAACAATAACGTACAGATGGCGTCGCATTAAAAAATACTGGAAAACTGGAATACAGTGATAGATTATTACAAGGTGATATTTTTAGTTACAAAGTTATAAAGTTACAAACTTGTTTGCTTTACAAAAAAGCCACACACAGTTCACACAAACTATTAAAAATCCACATAAATTCTTGCCCTTTACATGTTtggcaaaatcaaaatcttggagttTGCACATATCCATGCTTTAGTACTTCTCAAATGAATTAGTTCAGAACAAGGACATATCTCTGAAGTTGTATAGATCTACTGTATGGACTCATTCAAGTAACATAGTTGTTGCCTCGTAGTGACAGGTGAGCGGTAGTATCAAGCACGGAATatcatttgattttatttaattttaaagatgTCTTCAGTCCACAAGTACACTTTTCATTAACCAAAAAAACtgtctttttattatttctttggaGGAAGAACGTTTTCTTCATAGAAACCTGGATTTACTACATTTCCAGGTGGATCGTATCTGGCCACCACAAATGTGGAGCCATCATTTGCTGTGGCTTTTCCAATTCCCATCTTCTTTGTGTTCTTCCAAACCATTGCTGTAAAGTGACCTAAGAGGAAAAAGGTCAAATAAACACATTATCTTTGGACTTTGGATTTCTAGTGATTGAGCAAAAACAAGTCACACCAAACTAAGTTAGTTTCTTTCtctgacaggataacaagcctagagggtgaaaaaaaaaaatgcagctgaTCGAATAGTTTGTTTTTAGAAAGACAGCCAATATGGTTCTCCACTGCACTCATGAGCTCCTTGCTCTGTTCCAAAACCAAAATACATAGGAAAAGTTACGTGGAGATAACCAGGCCTTGATGAACATCAAGTACAAAAGCCCCAGATTCAAGACCCTGGGTAGGCATCATACCATGCCCAGCAATGATCCCAgccccttctctcccagcagtATGGCTGACAAAGTAACCATCCTACCACTGACTGTTCCCCACCTGCTTCAACGTTCTGATTCCTCCGACTATGTTTCCATGGTGCACAGCATAAGTTAATAGCATTAGTGAAACATTAACTTCCCTGGCTTTTTTCTAGTCTCTTCTGACAGTTGTGGAGTGGCTGTCTCTCAGAACCTATTCCACCAGCTGTTCCCTCTATGCACAGTTACAGATAAATGAACTTTCCTATGAAAAACTTTTGAAATCTCTCTCATTGTTTCCTGCCAATTCCAAGAACAACGGTATTTTCATCTCATACTAAGTTGCTAACAGGCAACTAAGGAGCCAACATTTGGCCCCAATTTCTACTCTAGGTAACacttcattgacatcaatggaattaGATGATAGGAGATGTAAACCAAGGCACACATCAGCACAGTATCTTTAATTAAACAGCTGTACGGTTTCTATTATTACAATTTTGATAATTTGTGGGAAATAAAGTGCATTTGTCCTCAAAACCAACACCTTTTAATAATGACAGTTGAAGGAAAAAGactgagacattttaaaaaatatatctacTTTGTTTCTAATACAAAttttgtttactttctcattccccTCAGAGTCACAGTTTCCTTTTATCCTTCCAGTTCTTGTCATTTTCCTGTGAGCAATTCTAACACtggtcttttacacacacacctgaatttttttttaaacagctgatTTTTGAAAAATAGTGAGAAAGTAGCTTTAACAACTTTTTAAAGTAAGAGCTGCATCTTTGAAGGAGCAGTGCACAGCCTGAGCTCACCTGTCCCAGAAGAAAACCCTGGGTTTTGAAAGctgtaattttttatttcagtgtacCATCTTTCAGCTACTTCCTTTCCTGCAAGACAAAATAAATGATGCTGTGGAATTGCAACAGACAGAGTGAACTCAGCAAACTGCAACTCACATCTCCTTGCCCACAAGATTCTTCTGTTAATAGATCAGCAAGAACTCTTGATGATTCAATGGAGTCATATAAACATAGAATGAGTAATAATTTTAAGCTTCTTCTTGAATCAAGGGAAGTTCTTAGTTACAAGTGGCCTTCCCGTCCCACTCCCCAATTACCATCATACTCAAATACAGCATTCCATTATAAAAGGAATTAGAGCAAGAAAAGAGAAACAGTGTGCTGATGGATGCTTTCTGTAACAGAAGAAAACCCTAGGCCCTTTCTGAGAAACAGCAACAGAAAGAGACATAAAAGGCCACACCCTAAACAGGATGATGTACTTTCAGagagaattaaaattaaaaaccacaAACCTACCCAAAAGGATGAGCACTAAAGTGAGGTTTCAGAAAGATTAACTCACCCTGTTGGCTGATGACATGTACAGTAAAATTATCCACTGTCTGTATTATTTACACAGAACAGAATAAGTTAAGGATGAAGTGCTGGTCTTTTACAGAGGGGTTTCTGCTTGGGGATTTGTGGACAAGGGCAATGCTCCCACCACCCCCATTTCCACATGTCTGGGTGATTTCTAGTCTTATTTATTCCCTGTGATCCGAATAGCAGAGGGCAGTATGATTATTACACCTAGCAAATTTATCCACCAAATAAAGCAGAAATACCCCTTTCCCAACCCCACCAAAAACCCCAATGGTAATCCAAGCCTGTCAGATTTATAACCCCctcaaaacatgaaaaaatagaaaAGCAATAAATCAAAAGCAATGATAATATTTGGTCCCAATATAAAGCAGTTACCAGCAGCTTTAAGCTAATGCATTCACTGGGAAGACTTAATTTCCCTGATATCTTTGAGACAATTTCCTCTGTCTCAATGAACTTCGGCTAGAGAAGAATATGAAAAGGCTTGCAGTTCAAATTATTGGGCCCTCTCTGGATGGCAGgtgtgacccaagaacctcttGATGTCcattggcagagggcacaggggttCACCAAAGCAGGTCAGATAAAGTCTTtgctgaaagcctgtgtcacagtGGTCATcaaatcattgtgaaatgtatgggCAGAATGTGGAAATGTATACTGAAAATTATATTCATAAGGCCTTGTAGCTAAAGGCTGGCCACTTAGAGGTAGTGTCACTGAGACAGACTTCCCCAGATAGGAGGTGGGAGACGACCATTGTGAATCTTACAAAGGAAGTCTTTCAGTCAGACTGCGAGTgctgcaggaaaaaacaaaaccagcaggGGTTATCCTGTTTATGAGTAAAGACAATGAACTTTTGGGGGCAAAACTGGGGGTACGGAGGTACACCAGGTATCCTTCAGTCTGTGAGGACAAGCTGCCAGCAGGCTTGATCTTATGAAAGCAGGTCTCAGCCATTCTGGTTGAAAAGGCTGGGGAAAGGACTTGGGGGAAGCTAATCTTTGTGAGGCAGGGCTATTCGTCTTGTGTGTTATAGGCTCTAGCAAGCATATTATCATTTTGTTTTACACGTAACCAGTTGTTTCCAGTATTCTTTCTGACTATCATTTGAATCTCCATTCTTTGATGACAAACTTGCTTTCACTATAAATGTATCCAAGTGCTCCGTGTTAAGTGGAATGGTGATCCTGAGGTGAAACTAGTAAGCTGCTGCGTACTATTCCTTTGGGAGTAGCCAACCTGAtagttctgtgagtgttcagtggaatAGGGGCTGGGCACTGCAGAGGGATGCACAGAGGACTTGGGGATTGGtgtgtgcctattgctaacccATACAGAGAGAGTGAAGCCTgtggaggcctggaaggcagtgcttgttttgccagaggctggtggagttATGGTGCTGATCCACACCAGGCAGATAAGACTTCCTCATGCGAAGGGCAGGTGAcagcgaggtgcctcacaaccctgggtaagcTGGGAAGCGTCACAGCAGGTGCACTCCAGAAGTCAGTAAGGAAAAAGTCACAGAGCGTCAAGAAGGTTCCTCTATCCACCACCAAAGAAAAGCCAGTT includes:
- the GLIPR2 gene encoding Golgi-associated plant pathogenesis-related protein 1 isoform X2, whose amino-acid sequence is MGKSASKQFAEEVLKAHNDYRKKHGVPPLKLCKKLNSGAQQYAETLASTRVLQHSPESSNGKCGENLAWASYDQPGKEVAERWYTEIKNYSFQNPGFSSGTGHFTAMVWKNTKKMGIGKATANDGSTFVVARYDPPGNVVNPGFYEENVLPPKK